GATGCCATCGAATTCCCTGATTTCATAGGGCGGCAGCACGCTGTTGCCCGTCGCGGTATCGATGGTGGACGCGGCCAGATAACTGAATTTGGCGCCGGTGAACGGATGCGGCCCCTGGCAGCCGTCGACCGGATGGCAGCCGCCGTTCTGCATCCTGAGCAGCTCGGTCTTGCCCTCGTCGAATTCGTGATTGCCGACCGAGCTGATCGCAAGCCCCATCAGCGAAAGCGCTTCCACCGATGGCTCGTCGTGAAACATCGCCGACAGGAACGGGCTCGCCCCGATCAGATCGCCGGCGGCGACGAAGATCGTGTTCTTGTGCCCCTCGCGCAGTTGCTTCACCAGCGTCGCCATGTATTCGGCGCCGCCGGCCGCAACCATCACCTTCCTGGCTCCGTCCTCGGGATCGGCGATGCGGATGCCGCCCGGCGACGGGCGCAGATTGCCGTGAAAATCGTTGATGGCAAGGATGCGCAGCTCGACCGGCGCGGCGGTTTGGGCCGAGGCGGGAAGGGCGGCGATGAGGGCGAGGGCGGCGAGGATGGATCGGTATCGCATGAAACCAAGATTAGTCGTTCAGCACGAAGATTTCACGAAGGTTCTCGCCGTCATTCCGGGGCGACGCGCAGCGTCGAGCCCGGAATCCATTCATCCACCAACTCCGCGGCCCGATGGATTCCGGGTTCGCGCAGCGCGCGCCCCGGAATGACGGCTTTTGACTTGGCGCGGGCTTACCCCTACCGCTTCTTCCGGCTCGCGAACGCGTTGAATGCGGCCACCGCTTCGTTCGACTTCAGCCGATCGCCGAACAGATGGCCTTCCTGATCGATGCGGCGGGTCAGTTCTTCGGCCGGTGCGCGCAGCAATTTGCGGGAGGTTGCGACCGCCTCGGCCGACAGCCGGCAGATCTCGCGCGCCACCTTGCGCGCCTCGACCTCGGTATGTCCCGGCGACACCACGGTGTTGACGAAGCCTGCCGCGTGCGCCTCCGCGGCGGAGAAAGTCCGCCCCATCACCAGCATCGCGAAGGCACGCTGATATCCCATCGTGTTCGGCATCAAGAGGCTGGCGCCGCCGACCGGAACCAGCCCGAGATGAATGTAGGGCGCGGAGAAGGTCGCAGCGTTCGAGGCCAGCACGTAGTCGCAGTGAAACAGCATCACGGTGCCCATGCCGATCGAGGCGCCGTCGACGGCGGCGATGATCGGCTTGACGTTGAGGGCGAGCGAATAGAGAAACTTGGCGCCTTCCGACAGCGTCTCGGGGCGCGCGGTGTCGGCGTGCATGAAATCGTCGATGTCGTCGCCGGCAGTGAACACGCCGGAGCCGCCGGTGACGACCATGCAGCGGATATCGGGGTTATTCTGCGCGGTATCGATCGCGCGGCTCATTTCCCGATACATGTCCTGGGTGATGGCGTTCTTCTTGCCCGGGCGGCGCAGCGTGATCACGCGCGTTCCGCGCTCCTCGGTGACGACGATGTTGCCGTTCGGCATGAAAACCCCCTGCGCCCGCGGCGACGCTTCCGCTCGCGAGACTTGCAAGCATCAGCCTACATCATCCCGCAGGCGTGCCAATGCGCTGTCTCAACCTTTTCGGTGTCGAATTCCGTTGAGGTCGACGCAGGCGCCGCCGCCGCAACAATCGGCTACAATGTTTCATTTGAAATACCGCTGGTTGTGGTGCACGATCCCGCGCGGTTCCATTGGCCCGATTGCCCGATCGATGATTGCTGCAAGCCGCGTCGACGAATCCTCGCTGCACTACCGCGGCTGGCGCGTCGTGCTGGCCTGCTTCCTGATGGCCTTCTTCATGTTCGGCTTCGGCCTGTACGGACAGGGCGTCTACCTCGCCGAGCTGCAGCGCGCCCATGGCTGGCCGGGCACGCTGGTTTCCGCGGCCAGCACGTTCTCGTTTCTCCTGACCTCCGTCCTCGTCGTCTTCACCGACGATCTGCTCGCGCGCATAGGCTTGCGGTCGCTGATTCTGTGCGGCCTGGCGGCGCTCGGCGCCTCGACGGTGCTGCTGGCGCTGATGCAGACGCCCTGGCAGCTGTATCTCGCCTATTCGCTGATGTCGGTCGGCTGGACCGGCATGGGCACCGTGGTGATCGCGACCGTGCTGAATTCCTGGTTCGAGCGGCGCCGCGGGCTTGCGCTCAGCCTTGCGTTCAACGGCGCGACCTGCGGCGGCATCGTCCTCGTTCCGCTGCTGCTGTCGCTGACCGCCAGTATCGGCTTCCGCTCCGCCATGCTGGCGGCCACCATGGCGATGGTGGTGCTGGTGTTGCCGGTGGTCGTGGTCTTCATTGGCTGGCCTGCCGCGACCTCGCCGGTATCGGGCGGACGCACGTCCGGCGGCAGTTCGACCGTGCCAAGCCATTCCCGCAAG
The sequence above is drawn from the Bradyrhizobium amphicarpaeae genome and encodes:
- a CDS encoding enoyl-CoA hydratase-related protein, producing MPNGNIVVTEERGTRVITLRRPGKKNAITQDMYREMSRAIDTAQNNPDIRCMVVTGGSGVFTAGDDIDDFMHADTARPETLSEGAKFLYSLALNVKPIIAAVDGASIGMGTVMLFHCDYVLASNAATFSAPYIHLGLVPVGGASLLMPNTMGYQRAFAMLVMGRTFSAAEAHAAGFVNTVVSPGHTEVEARKVAREICRLSAEAVATSRKLLRAPAEELTRRIDQEGHLFGDRLKSNEAVAAFNAFASRKKR
- a CDS encoding MFS transporter; this translates as MIAASRVDESSLHYRGWRVVLACFLMAFFMFGFGLYGQGVYLAELQRAHGWPGTLVSAASTFSFLLTSVLVVFTDDLLARIGLRSLILCGLAALGASTVLLALMQTPWQLYLAYSLMSVGWTGMGTVVIATVLNSWFERRRGLALSLAFNGATCGGIVLVPLLLSLTASIGFRSAMLAATMAMVVLVLPVVVVFIGWPAATSPVSGGRTSGGSSTVPSHSRKTLLANAAFWTMVLPIAIAVLAQMGFIIHQVSFLEPLIGRSAAGFAVTIMAGMAVVGRLSLGLFVDRLDPRLACAASMTSQAVALFVLLQSTSPTMLLLCCAVYGFSIGNMITFPPLIIQREIGAGAFAAAMGLGTSISGIVSAFGPGIVGLVRSATGSYTTALAMCVVLDLVAAGIVLWRPGRTAKVLAS